One window from the genome of Roseisolibacter agri encodes:
- a CDS encoding YdcF family protein has product MSWGRSAGHGPRTGYRGANAPTESVARRALRGGVLAALVWVLLARLGVQDMIGIAELRGLPIAVVVGALLGLAGWLSPVWLLASVATLTLIAVTATPVMRPAVAALLPRDAAADATGADAVFVMSSAVTDDGMLAGQGPERLLHGLALVRASGLPLVVSAVRRGPSGVSSLDDQRALAGLAGVDRLTVFDSVGSTRDEAVRLAATARARGWRRVAVVTSPLHARRACATVARTGLAVRCVPSPSRELGLRGPTPLSGTEVRARAFGLWAYEWAAWWTYRARGWV; this is encoded by the coding sequence GTGAGCTGGGGACGGAGCGCGGGCCACGGCCCGCGTACGGGCTATCGCGGCGCGAACGCCCCGACGGAGAGCGTGGCGCGCCGCGCGCTCCGCGGCGGCGTGCTGGCGGCGCTCGTCTGGGTGCTGCTGGCGCGACTCGGCGTGCAGGACATGATCGGCATCGCGGAGCTGCGCGGCCTGCCGATCGCCGTCGTGGTGGGCGCGCTCCTGGGCTTGGCGGGCTGGCTCTCGCCCGTGTGGCTGCTGGCGTCGGTCGCGACGCTGACGCTGATCGCGGTCACGGCGACGCCGGTCATGCGCCCCGCGGTGGCCGCGCTGCTGCCGCGCGACGCGGCCGCCGACGCGACGGGCGCCGACGCGGTGTTCGTGATGTCGTCCGCGGTGACCGACGACGGGATGCTGGCGGGGCAGGGGCCGGAGCGCCTGCTGCACGGGCTCGCGCTGGTGCGCGCGTCGGGGCTCCCGCTGGTGGTGAGCGCCGTGCGACGCGGCCCGAGCGGCGTCAGCTCGCTGGACGACCAGCGCGCGCTGGCGGGGCTGGCCGGCGTCGACCGGCTGACGGTGTTCGACTCGGTGGGCTCGACGCGCGACGAGGCGGTACGGCTGGCCGCGACGGCTCGTGCGCGCGGCTGGCGGCGCGTGGCGGTGGTGACGTCGCCGCTGCACGCGCGCCGCGCCTGCGCGACGGTGGCGCGCACGGGGCTCGCGGTGCGCTGCGTGCCGTCGCCGTCGCGCGAGCTCGGGCTGCGCGGACCGACGCCGCTCTCGGGCACCGAGGTGCGCGCCCGCGCCTTCGGCCTCTGGGCGTACGAGTGGGCGGCGTGGTGGACGTATCGGGCGCGCGGATGGGTGTGA
- a CDS encoding pilus assembly FimT family protein, which yields MPPLPRHPRRGVTLPELSIALVVVGLLAAFALRAGAPLVDAARARSAGDEVRSAFALARALAALRAERAAVRLDTLRGAVTVHLRGDSALRRSLVTLYGVRMSATRDSMAYAASGLGWGASNLRIELRRGAAVETVTVSRLGRVR from the coding sequence GTGCCTCCCCTGCCTCGCCACCCGCGCCGCGGCGTCACGCTGCCCGAGCTCTCCATCGCGCTCGTCGTCGTCGGCCTGCTGGCGGCGTTCGCGCTGCGGGCGGGGGCGCCGCTGGTGGACGCGGCCCGCGCGCGCTCCGCGGGCGACGAGGTACGCTCCGCGTTCGCGCTCGCCCGCGCCCTCGCCGCACTGCGGGCCGAGCGGGCGGCGGTGCGCCTGGACACGCTGCGAGGCGCGGTGACGGTGCACCTGCGCGGCGACAGCGCGCTGCGGCGCTCGCTGGTCACGCTCTACGGCGTCCGCATGTCCGCGACCCGTGACTCGATGGCCTATGCCGCCTCGGGGCTCGGCTGGGGCGCGTCGAACCTGCGCATCGAGCTGCGCCGCGGCGCGGCGGTGGAGACGGTGACCGTCTCGCGGCTCGGACGCGTGCGGTAG
- a CDS encoding M14 family zinc carboxypeptidase: MRRSLPVPRGPAALALLAALAAVPTPASLVAQQGTQPIDTAYTRRIRELTPTDPRWKFTTELVDYLPASSTVPTPLQVLGYVPGTLGKLSHTADVNKYFRALAEKSPRTKLFSLGTSDEGREELVMAIADEATLARLDDYKRMSARLADPRGLSADEKARLIREAKPIYWVLGSIHSPETGSPEMLMEMAYRLAVDEGAYAKGIRQNVITLITPIQEVDGRDRMVDVYNQSEKLKLGPTGRSLVYWGKYTAHDNNRDGMVISQQITKNYLKGFLDWKPIITHDLHESVPFLYTSTGTGPYNDEFDAIQVNEWHQLAYQEINELTRRGLPGVWTHGFYDGWAPNYMLAISNFHNSLGRFYETYTSGGAGCQTVNLGDAQTQKEWFRPNPAVNGVKWCIRSNVNYQQSGVLVALKYVADHKETFLENYAAKAERQTQKGRTQAPYAFVIPRAQRHAAEAADFVNLLRLTATEIHEATADFTVNAMPKIVEGRSPEPRADRAPQFRTTPVQVKAGDWIVRMDQPYTQLPRTLLATQTYKPTDPSPYDDTGWTLDELRHVVSHTVADSAVLTRPMRLLSADPTVAGTVKGDGSVLVVKHLGDWRSAVLPWKAGGRVRVADSAFAVNGTTFPAGSFIVESPKGADVVKSLGLEAVAVASAPTVRSHVVSLPRIAYIHTWQETQNEGWVRFAFDQMGIPYTYMADQKLRAPGALDRYDVVVFPHSGQGGMSIVNGRPMTGPAVPWRASKDTPHLGKWDETDDMRPGMGLEGAASLRRFVERGGLLLVEGSTSRLPIETGLTPQVTEFTGRNLQARGAVFRAQPVTTTSPILYGYDDRTSMPVYFNQTPLLQVGGGFGGGGGGGGGGNAEAAEGVDPAIRAAQERLRPRVILRFHDNADSLRISGMLNNPQELQGRPAVVDAPLGNGHVVSFAIRPFWRHQTQGSWALALNAIANWNALTTPIATPRAATAAAAAGAAQSGTRGGPGAAQRAPQP, translated from the coding sequence ATGCGCCGTTCCCTCCCCGTCCCGCGCGGACCCGCCGCGCTCGCCCTGCTCGCCGCGCTCGCGGCCGTGCCGACCCCCGCCTCCCTGGTCGCGCAGCAGGGCACCCAGCCCATCGACACCGCCTACACGCGGCGGATCCGCGAGCTCACGCCCACGGACCCGCGCTGGAAGTTCACCACGGAGCTGGTGGACTACCTTCCCGCGTCGTCCACCGTCCCGACGCCGCTGCAGGTCCTCGGCTACGTGCCGGGCACGCTCGGCAAGCTCTCGCACACGGCGGACGTCAACAAGTACTTCCGCGCGCTGGCCGAGAAGTCGCCGCGCACCAAGCTGTTCTCGCTGGGCACCAGCGACGAGGGGCGCGAGGAGCTCGTGATGGCGATCGCCGACGAGGCGACGCTGGCGCGGCTGGACGACTACAAGCGCATGAGCGCGCGCCTCGCCGATCCGCGCGGGCTCTCGGCCGACGAGAAGGCGCGCCTCATTCGCGAGGCGAAGCCGATCTACTGGGTCCTCGGCTCCATCCACTCTCCGGAGACGGGGAGCCCGGAGATGCTGATGGAGATGGCGTACCGCCTCGCGGTGGACGAGGGCGCGTACGCGAAGGGCATCCGCCAGAACGTCATCACGCTCATCACGCCCATCCAGGAGGTCGACGGGCGCGATCGCATGGTGGACGTCTACAACCAGAGCGAGAAGCTCAAGCTCGGGCCGACCGGGCGCAGCCTCGTGTACTGGGGCAAGTACACCGCGCACGACAACAACCGCGACGGCATGGTGATCTCGCAGCAGATCACCAAGAACTACCTCAAGGGCTTCCTCGACTGGAAGCCGATCATCACGCACGACCTGCACGAGTCGGTGCCGTTCCTCTACACGAGCACCGGCACGGGCCCGTACAACGACGAGTTCGACGCGATCCAGGTGAACGAGTGGCACCAGCTCGCGTACCAGGAGATCAACGAGCTCACGCGGCGCGGGCTGCCCGGCGTGTGGACGCACGGCTTCTACGACGGCTGGGCGCCCAACTACATGCTGGCGATCTCCAACTTCCACAACTCGCTCGGCCGCTTCTACGAGACGTACACCTCCGGCGGCGCGGGCTGCCAGACGGTGAACCTCGGCGACGCGCAGACGCAGAAGGAGTGGTTCCGCCCCAATCCCGCCGTGAACGGCGTGAAGTGGTGCATCCGCTCCAACGTGAACTACCAGCAGAGCGGCGTGCTGGTCGCGCTGAAGTACGTGGCGGACCACAAGGAGACCTTCCTCGAGAACTACGCGGCGAAGGCCGAGCGGCAGACGCAGAAGGGGCGCACGCAGGCGCCGTACGCGTTCGTGATCCCGCGCGCGCAGCGCCACGCCGCGGAGGCCGCGGACTTCGTCAACCTGCTGCGCCTCACGGCGACGGAGATCCACGAGGCCACCGCGGACTTCACGGTCAACGCGATGCCGAAGATCGTCGAGGGCCGCTCGCCGGAGCCGCGCGCCGACCGCGCGCCGCAGTTCCGCACGACGCCCGTGCAGGTGAAGGCGGGCGACTGGATCGTGCGCATGGACCAGCCGTACACGCAGCTCCCGCGCACGCTGCTCGCGACGCAGACGTACAAGCCCACCGATCCGTCGCCGTACGACGACACCGGCTGGACGCTCGACGAGCTGCGGCACGTCGTCTCGCACACCGTCGCCGACTCCGCGGTGCTGACGCGGCCGATGCGCCTGCTGAGCGCCGATCCGACGGTCGCGGGCACGGTGAAGGGTGACGGCTCGGTGCTCGTGGTGAAGCACCTCGGCGACTGGCGCTCGGCCGTGCTGCCGTGGAAGGCGGGCGGGCGCGTGCGTGTCGCCGACAGCGCGTTCGCGGTGAACGGCACGACGTTCCCCGCGGGCTCGTTCATCGTCGAGTCCCCGAAGGGCGCCGACGTCGTGAAGTCGCTCGGCCTCGAGGCGGTCGCGGTCGCGAGCGCGCCGACGGTGAGGTCGCACGTCGTGTCGCTGCCGCGCATCGCGTACATCCACACCTGGCAGGAGACGCAGAACGAGGGGTGGGTGCGCTTCGCGTTCGACCAGATGGGCATCCCGTACACGTACATGGCGGACCAGAAGCTGCGCGCGCCGGGCGCGCTGGACCGCTACGACGTCGTCGTCTTCCCGCACTCGGGGCAGGGCGGCATGTCGATCGTCAACGGCCGTCCGATGACCGGGCCCGCGGTGCCGTGGCGCGCGAGCAAGGACACGCCGCACCTCGGCAAGTGGGACGAGACGGACGACATGCGGCCCGGCATGGGCCTCGAGGGCGCGGCGTCGCTGCGCCGCTTCGTGGAGCGCGGCGGCCTGCTGCTCGTCGAGGGCTCGACGTCGCGCCTGCCGATCGAGACGGGGCTGACGCCGCAGGTGACCGAGTTCACGGGGCGCAACCTGCAGGCGCGCGGCGCGGTGTTCCGCGCGCAGCCGGTGACGACCACGAGCCCGATCCTCTACGGCTACGACGACCGCACGAGCATGCCCGTGTACTTCAACCAGACGCCGCTGCTGCAGGTGGGCGGCGGGTTCGGCGGGGGCGGCGGTGGTGGCGGCGGTGGCAACGCCGAGGCGGCCGAGGGGGTGGACCCGGCGATCCGCGCCGCGCAGGAGCGCCTGCGCCCGCGCGTGATCCTGCGCTTTCACGACAATGCGGACTCGCTGCGCATCTCGGGGATGCTGAACAACCCCCAGGAGCTGCAGGGCCGTCCGGCGGTCGTCGACGCGCCGCTCGGCAACGGGCACGTGGTGTCGTTCGCGATCCGTCCGTTCTGGCGCCACCAGACGCAGGGCTCGTGGGCGCTCGCGCTGAACGCGATCGCCAACTGGAACGCGCTCACGACGCCCATCGCGACGCCGCGAGCGGCGACGGCCGCGGCGGCGGCTGGTGCGGCCCAGTCCGGTACGCGCGGCGGTCCGGGCGCGGCGCAGCGCGCGCCGCAGCCGTAG
- a CDS encoding 6-phosphofructokinase has product MRIAISTGGGDAPGLNAVIRASVLAALQRGWDVLGIKRGYAGLLGEDEVIPLTRDSVRGIGHTGGTILRTTNRGSPFNYPIVQADGSIKYVDRSDELIANAKALGIDAIISIGGDGSLKIAQQLVDRGMKVVCVPKTIDNDVPCTINTFGFDTAVSTVVEALDKLHTTAESHDRVLCVEVMGRDTGFIALYAGMAGTADVVLIPEIPFSIDKVCEKVMARERAGRRFSIIVVAEGAIPVGGTESILGESMPGQAKRLGGVVDPLSREIQKRTGKETRSLILGHLQRGGQPTSYDRLLSTRFGGAAVRAIEEQAWGHMVALQSPHIVFVPIPEVLRHTKRVDPDGDIVMTAREMGISFGD; this is encoded by the coding sequence ATGCGCATCGCGATCTCCACCGGCGGCGGCGACGCCCCGGGCCTCAACGCCGTGATCCGCGCCAGCGTGCTGGCGGCCCTCCAGCGCGGCTGGGACGTCCTCGGCATCAAGCGCGGCTACGCCGGCCTGCTCGGCGAGGACGAGGTCATCCCGCTCACGCGCGACTCCGTGCGCGGCATCGGCCACACGGGCGGGACGATCCTCCGCACCACGAACCGGGGCAGCCCGTTCAACTACCCGATCGTGCAGGCCGACGGCTCGATCAAGTACGTCGACCGCTCGGACGAGCTGATCGCGAACGCGAAGGCGCTCGGCATCGACGCGATCATCTCGATCGGCGGCGACGGCTCGCTGAAGATCGCGCAGCAGCTGGTCGATCGCGGCATGAAGGTCGTGTGCGTGCCGAAGACGATCGACAACGACGTGCCCTGCACGATCAACACGTTCGGCTTCGACACCGCGGTCAGCACGGTCGTCGAGGCGCTCGACAAGCTGCACACGACGGCGGAGAGCCACGACCGCGTGCTGTGCGTCGAGGTGATGGGGCGCGACACCGGCTTCATCGCGCTCTACGCGGGCATGGCCGGCACGGCGGACGTCGTGCTGATCCCGGAGATCCCGTTCAGCATCGACAAGGTCTGCGAGAAGGTGATGGCGCGCGAGCGCGCGGGCCGTCGCTTCTCGATCATCGTCGTCGCCGAGGGCGCGATCCCAGTGGGCGGCACGGAGTCGATCCTCGGCGAGTCGATGCCCGGGCAGGCGAAGCGCCTGGGCGGCGTGGTCGATCCGCTGTCGCGCGAGATCCAGAAGCGCACGGGCAAGGAGACGCGCTCGCTGATCCTGGGCCACCTGCAGCGCGGCGGGCAGCCGACCAGCTACGACCGACTGCTGTCGACGCGCTTCGGCGGCGCGGCGGTGCGCGCGATCGAGGAGCAGGCGTGGGGGCACATGGTGGCGCTGCAGTCGCCGCACATCGTGTTCGTGCCGATCCCCGAGGTGCTGCGCCACACCAAGCGCGTGGACCCGGACGGCGACATCGTGATGACGGCCCGCGAGATGGGGATCAGCTTCGGCGACTGA